The sequence CGCTCGGTCGAGGCGATTTCCCATCCTCTGATCCGTGAGGTCGCCTGCCTCTGGCAGGCGAAGCGTCGCGGGCGACTGGCGCCGTCGCGCCGCGACCTCGATCCCGACGAGCTGCGCCTCTACCTCCCCAATATCTTCATGCTCGATGTCGTCGAGCCCGGCATGCGGTTCAGGGTTCGCCTGATGGGCACCGGGCTCGTTCGCGCCACCGGCCGGGACAACACCGGACGCTTCCTCGACGAGGTCTTGCCGGCTTCGCACTATCCCGGCGTGCGCGAGGAGCTCGACGACGTCGTCACCCGCTTCGTGCCGCGCTATGCCATCTCCAGCATGGCCTGGCAG comes from Pseudomonadota bacterium and encodes:
- a CDS encoding PAS domain-containing protein, whose product is MAQGDPQALSSAVETWRSVEAISHPLIREVACLWQAKRRGRLAPSRRDLDPDELRLYLPNIFMLDVVEPGMRFRVRLMGTGLVRATGRDNTGRFLDEVLPASHYPGVREELDDVVTRFVPRYAISSMAWQRRSFARYHRLMVPLSDDEVRVNIVFGVLYMIVDEHGGIPIAPLKAAIEVAPLLRARVLEASRPG